The following proteins are encoded in a genomic region of Aquila chrysaetos chrysaetos chromosome W unlocalized genomic scaffold, bAquChr1.4 W_unloc_8, whole genome shotgun sequence:
- the LOC115338015 gene encoding olfactory receptor 14A16-like: MSNGSSITQFLLLAFADTRELQLLHFWLFLGIYLAALLANGLIITTIACDHCLHTPMYFFLLNLSVLDLGSISTTVPKAMANSLWDNRAISFLGCAAQAFLFLFLISAEYYLLTVMAYDRYVAICKPLHYGTLLGSRACVHMAAAAWGSGFLHAVLHTASTFSLPLCQGNAVDHFFCEISQILKLACSDSFLREVGVLVVSVSFAFGCFVSIVLSYGQIFRAVLRISSEQGRHKAFSTCIPHLAVVSLFVSTAMFAYLKPSSISSPPLELVMAVLYSVVPPAVNPLLYSMRNQELKDALWKMMNGCFSETIN, from the coding sequence atgtccaaCGGCAGCTCCATCACCCAGTTCCTCCTACTGGCGTTTGCAGACACacgggagctgcagctcttgcacttctggctcttcctgggcatctacctggctgccctcctggccaacGGCCTCATCATCACCACTATAGCCTGTGACCACTGCCTCCATACacccatgtacttcttcctcctcaacctctcTGTTCTTGACCTtggctccatctccaccactgtcccTAAAGCCATGGCCAACTCCCTCTGGGACAACAGGGCCATCTCCTTCCTAGGATGTGCTGCACaggcatttctgtttctctttttgatcTCAGCAGAGTATTATCTTCTCACTGTCATGGCCTATGACCGCTAtgttgccatctgcaaacccctgcactacgggaccctcctgggcagcagagcttgtgtccacatggcagcagctgcctggggcagtgggtttctccatgctgtgctgcacactgccAGTACATTTTCACTAcccctctgccaaggcaatgctgtggaccatttcttctgtgaaatctcCCAGATCCTCAAGCTCGCCTGCTCAGACTCCTTCCTCAGGGAAGTTGGGGTACTTGTAGTTAGTGTCTCTTTTgcatttgggtgttttgtttccattgtgctgtcctatgggcagatcttcagggctgtgctgaggatctcctctgagcagggacggcacaaagccttttccacgtGCATCCCTCACCTGGCCGTGGTCTCCCTGTTTGTCAGCACTGCAATGTTTGCCTACCTGAAGCCcagctccatctcctccccacccctcgAACTGGTGATGGCAGTTCTGTACTCGGTGGTGCCTCCAGCAGTGAACCCCCTCCTCTACAGCATGAGGAACCAGGAGCTCAAGGATGCCCTGTGGAAAATGATGAACGggtgcttttcagaaacaattaactga